From Micromonospora echinaurantiaca:
GTGTGCACGAGCACGTGGTCGACGGTGTCGTCCAACCGGGCGATCACCCGGGAGAGCCTGATGATCTCGGGTCGGGTGCCGACCATCGTCATGATCCGGGTCATGACCGTCCTCTCTCCGCGGCCACCTTGGCCAGAATGTCCTCGAACTGGTCGACGCCCACCCGGAGTGACATCCGGTCCCGGTAGACCTGGCGGGCCCGGCTACCCAACTCGGCCCGGGCCGCCGCCGGTCGGGCCGCCGCCTCGGTGAACCGTTCGGCCAGCGCGCGCCAGTCCCCGGGTGGACTCACCAGGCCGACGCCGGTGGCGCGGACCAGTGCGGCGGCATCGCCACCCACCGCCGCGATCACTGGCACGCCGCAGGCCAGCGCGGCCTGCAGCTTCGACGGGATGGTGCCGCGCAGGGCCGGCAGGTCGCGCAGGCAGACCAACTGCCAGTCCGCGGCGGCGTACAACTCGGCCATCTGCTCCGGCGGGCGGCGGCCGACGAACCGTACGTTGTCGGCGCCGAGGTCGGTGGCGAGCCGCCGCGCAGCGTCCTCGTCGGCGCCCGAACCCACCAGCACCAGGTCCATCCGGTCGCCGACGGCGGCCGCGGCCCGGATCGCCGTCTCGATCCCCTGCAACAGTCCCAGGTTGCCGGCGAACATCACGGTGCAGCGGCCACGATGGCCGAGCACGGCGCGGGCCTCGTCGGTGGCCGGCACCGGGCGGAACAGCGCGTCGTCGGTCCAGTTCCACACCACCCGCACCCGGGCCGGATCGGCCCCCCGCTCCACCACCAGGTCGGCCATCGCCGGCGAGATCACCACGATGGCGCCGGCCAGCCGGTACGTGGTCCGCATCAGCGTGGTGAGGCCGCGCTCCAGGGCGCGGCCGCCCCGGCCGGTCGGCGCCATCCCCGACTGCAGCACCGACTCGGGCCACATGTCCTGCACGTGCAGCACGATGGGGGTTCGCCGGGCCGCCCGGACCAGTGCGGCGGCGGCGATGGCGGTGGGTGGCGGGTGGTAGACGTAGGTCACGTCGACGCCGCCCAGCCAGCCGAGACCGGCCAACGCACTGCTGGCTCCGAAGGAGAGATGGCTCAGCGCGCGCCGGGCGGCCGAGGTGTCGTGGCTCGGGTACGCGGGCACTCGGCGGATCGCCACCCGGCCGTCGATCTCGCGGTGCCGCCACCGCTGTCGCCAATCGGGAAAGA
This genomic window contains:
- a CDS encoding glycosyltransferase family 4 protein — encoded protein: MKVGLVSQWYPPEGVFIPGNLANQLAERGHEVRVLTTFPSYPHGRVFPDWRQRWRHREIDGRVAIRRVPAYPSHDTSAARRALSHLSFGASSALAGLGWLGGVDVTYVYHPPPTAIAAAALVRAARRTPIVLHVQDMWPESVLQSGMAPTGRGGRALERGLTTLMRTTYRLAGAIVVISPAMADLVVERGADPARVRVVWNWTDDALFRPVPATDEARAVLGHRGRCTVMFAGNLGLLQGIETAIRAAAAVGDRMDLVLVGSGADEDAARRLATDLGADNVRFVGRRPPEQMAELYAAADWQLVCLRDLPALRGTIPSKLQAALACGVPVIAAVGGDAAALVRATGVGLVSPPGDWRALAERFTEAAARPAAARAELGSRARQVYRDRMSLRVGVDQFEDILAKVAAERGRS